In one window of Desulfovibrio inopinatus DSM 10711 DNA:
- a CDS encoding SH3 domain-containing protein: MIITHKVGAFFAALCLVAALSAVPLQASTYPTGDFDPQRVYVVVQAVTLRSGPGTQFPAIGTLKAGQRVPVRGVITGFLKIPLQNGEDGYAWFEYLQEEGAASSATPSANGLQTTEATPSPTPTETASDSTSAPSVDTSPESMPEQTPQAPVDETPQTESPSLPVESSPVISATPAITEPPHPDMNWEHRLTARVMADERLYEPLDAIRAALKLETESLGPQSGVLIVGGEPFFTQDGKNALFVYSEKGGDFLPLLRAQGTSIRALTHTTNTWRDIEVTNGTHDTGESTVYTFTDNGYKPTRCFTYSTQNNNRMYQTITCPQ, encoded by the coding sequence ATGATCATAACGCACAAGGTCGGTGCCTTTTTTGCCGCTCTCTGCCTTGTCGCGGCACTGTCGGCCGTCCCTCTTCAGGCCTCAACCTATCCGACCGGAGATTTTGACCCTCAGCGGGTCTATGTTGTTGTCCAGGCCGTGACGTTACGAAGCGGTCCGGGAACCCAGTTCCCGGCTATTGGAACATTGAAGGCAGGTCAACGTGTTCCCGTACGTGGCGTTATCACCGGATTTCTCAAAATTCCATTGCAGAACGGTGAAGACGGGTATGCGTGGTTTGAGTACCTGCAAGAGGAAGGCGCTGCTTCTTCGGCCACACCATCGGCAAATGGTCTCCAGACGACGGAGGCAACACCCAGCCCGACGCCGACCGAGACAGCATCAGACAGCACGTCGGCGCCGTCTGTCGACACCTCACCGGAAAGCATGCCGGAACAAACACCTCAAGCTCCGGTCGATGAGACGCCTCAAACGGAGTCACCATCTCTTCCGGTCGAGAGCTCCCCTGTCATTTCAGCTACGCCGGCAATTACGGAACCGCCGCATCCCGATATGAATTGGGAGCACCGTTTAACGGCTCGCGTCATGGCGGATGAACGGCTGTATGAGCCGCTTGATGCCATTCGTGCAGCACTCAAGCTGGAAACGGAATCGCTTGGGCCGCAATCCGGGGTACTTATTGTTGGCGGAGAGCCCTTCTTTACGCAGGACGGGAAGAATGCGCTCTTTGTTTATTCGGAAAAAGGAGGAGATTTCCTCCCTCTGCTTCGTGCTCAGGGAACGAGTATTCGGGCATTGACGCACACGACGAACACTTGGCGTGATATTGAAGTAACAAACGGTACTCACGATACCGGCGAAAGCACCGTGTATACTTTTACGGACAACGGGTACAAACCGACACGATGTTTTACGTACTCCACACAAAATAACAACAGAATGTACCAGACGATAACCTGTCCGCAATAA
- the nhaA gene encoding Na+/H+ antiporter NhaA produces the protein MNKIGKKQTPDPDIVDQLLTPFINFFRVETSGGVITFICACIAIMWINSPWSASYTSFFHSDLSISFAEYSLSKPLLSWVNDGLMTIFFFMVGLEIKRSILVGELDSLQKASLPLAAAFGGMIIPAIIYSIFNVGMDSSGGWGIPMATDIGFALGILALLGNRVPPNLKVFLTAVAIVDDIGAVLVIKIFYTSQVSLIFLGLAGVCFFILLFLNAARVRRPLPYMLFACAMWFFFLNTGVHPSVAGVLSAMTVPARSKNNAAHFLNASKSYLQFYEKAFVPGTSQLTNQDQLSALNSLENACYAAETPLQRLEYNLHPWVAFFIIPIFALSNAGVTMPASIGSTLLEPVSLGIILGLVVGKPLGITLASLAIIRCGTTSLPTGLTIRHLIGGGCLAGIGFSISFLKAFLAFPEGSVFLEHAKLAILVASIIASGLGAAILAQK, from the coding sequence ATGAACAAGATTGGCAAAAAGCAAACGCCAGACCCCGATATTGTTGACCAACTTCTGACGCCATTCATAAACTTCTTCAGGGTTGAAACATCAGGCGGCGTCATCACATTCATCTGTGCATGCATTGCTATTATGTGGATCAACTCTCCATGGAGTGCATCCTACACGTCGTTTTTTCATAGTGATCTTTCAATTTCCTTTGCCGAATACAGTCTATCCAAACCACTTCTTTCTTGGGTTAACGACGGTCTCATGACCATCTTCTTTTTTATGGTCGGCCTTGAAATCAAACGATCAATTCTTGTGGGTGAGCTTGATTCATTGCAGAAAGCGAGCCTGCCTCTTGCCGCGGCATTCGGAGGAATGATCATACCCGCAATAATCTATAGTATCTTCAATGTTGGCATGGACTCGTCTGGAGGATGGGGAATCCCCATGGCCACAGATATTGGCTTTGCTTTGGGAATTTTGGCTTTGCTTGGCAACAGAGTGCCACCGAATCTCAAAGTTTTTCTCACGGCGGTCGCCATTGTGGATGATATTGGTGCCGTGCTTGTCATCAAAATTTTTTATACTTCCCAGGTCTCTTTGATATTTTTGGGGTTGGCTGGTGTCTGCTTCTTTATTCTACTCTTCCTCAATGCAGCTCGGGTACGCCGCCCCTTACCTTATATGCTCTTCGCCTGTGCCATGTGGTTCTTTTTTCTTAATACCGGGGTTCATCCTTCTGTAGCTGGGGTTTTGTCGGCTATGACAGTTCCAGCCCGCTCAAAAAATAATGCTGCACACTTCCTCAACGCTTCCAAATCATATTTACAATTTTATGAAAAAGCTTTTGTTCCTGGAACGTCCCAACTCACCAACCAAGACCAGCTCTCTGCATTGAATTCTTTGGAAAATGCCTGTTATGCTGCCGAAACGCCGTTACAACGGCTCGAATACAATCTCCACCCCTGGGTTGCTTTTTTTATCATTCCGATATTCGCTTTATCCAATGCTGGAGTAACGATGCCTGCCTCCATAGGATCCACACTCCTTGAACCGGTTTCCCTCGGAATTATTCTCGGGCTCGTCGTAGGAAAACCCCTTGGGATCACGCTTGCATCTTTAGCTATTATTCGATGTGGTACAACCTCTCTCCCAACTGGATTGACGATTCGCCACCTTATTGGGGGAGGATGTCTTGCTGGTATTGGTTTTAGTATATCGTTTTTAAAAGCTTTTTTGGCATTTCCTGAAGGTTCTGTTTTTTTGGAACACGCTAAATTGGCCATTCTCGTTGCCTCCATCATCGCCAGTGGACTTGGTGCCGCTATCCTGGCCCAAAAATAA
- a CDS encoding pentapeptide repeat-containing protein, producing MDKTEFEALLGPGRLIEGLVATDADLAGIVAQGTVFHAPNLSGADLGGACFTGCVFHDADFTGANLTGVDFTNAFIRGGQFANARLDHANLTRADLGNTNLSHASLESVLADSTRFDHAELRHANLLNARFLSAVFEKSFLADAIMSKTDFYRTEFHHIDFSDVIFTDITFSKALFNDCNLQHAVFNTCDLQLSIWESSSCQEVTFSRCLLKQAMWTGCKMDKAKLEQVDAVSSLFMRCQADGGHFQGDFTTATFQETQLRQAHFTNSICRQTRFPKSVLFNADFTGADLTYTDFSYADISAANMQGAKLKRIRVHLTTRDATRWNLSDQAELIPTDQERAAAEAWVAGMI from the coding sequence ATGGATAAGACAGAATTCGAAGCGCTCCTTGGTCCGGGCCGTCTCATCGAAGGACTGGTTGCTACGGACGCCGACTTGGCCGGCATTGTTGCGCAAGGCACCGTCTTTCACGCACCCAACCTGAGCGGAGCCGATTTGGGCGGCGCGTGTTTTACCGGATGTGTCTTTCACGATGCCGATTTTACCGGCGCCAATCTCACCGGAGTCGATTTCACGAATGCCTTCATTCGTGGAGGGCAGTTTGCCAATGCCCGTTTGGACCACGCTAATCTGACTCGCGCCGATCTCGGTAATACGAATCTGAGCCATGCCAGTCTTGAATCCGTCCTTGCAGATTCAACGCGCTTCGATCATGCGGAGTTACGACATGCCAATTTGCTCAACGCCAGATTTCTGTCAGCAGTATTTGAAAAATCCTTCCTTGCCGACGCTATTATGAGCAAGACCGATTTTTATCGCACAGAATTCCATCACATTGATTTTTCCGATGTCATCTTCACCGACATCACCTTCAGCAAAGCACTCTTCAACGACTGTAATCTACAACACGCCGTCTTCAATACGTGCGATCTGCAGCTCTCCATATGGGAAAGCTCATCGTGTCAGGAAGTTACTTTTTCCCGATGCCTGCTCAAACAAGCCATGTGGACCGGCTGCAAAATGGACAAAGCCAAGCTGGAACAAGTTGATGCCGTTTCCAGCCTTTTTATGCGGTGTCAGGCAGATGGAGGCCATTTTCAGGGAGATTTCACCACAGCGACATTTCAAGAAACACAGTTACGGCAGGCGCATTTCACAAATTCAATTTGTCGGCAAACACGTTTCCCCAAATCCGTGTTATTCAACGCCGATTTCACTGGTGCTGATTTAACTTATACAGACTTTTCCTATGCTGATATTTCTGCCGCCAATATGCAAGGGGCCAAACTCAAACGCATACGAGTTCACCTCACAACACGAGATGCCACCCGTTGGAATCTGTCCGACCAAGCCGAACTCATACCAACGGACCAAGAACGTGCCGCAGCCGAAGCATGGGTCGCCGGAATGATATAA
- a CDS encoding DUF2169 family type VI secretion system accessory protein — protein MKTIAPPDIYLSWRVLGFRKEFLLLLTALGTYDLDDPDSLLPERTAWEIFTQCRKNKFSEEGIPKLYGEVLLAGSCHQPEGKAAPTCTVSLRLGPISKQLLVLGDRQWVRQGDVYRHLGEPKPFVSMPLDWERAFGGPGFDGNIKGTGMTEVLTDDGRKVVIMPNVEYPDQLIVSPKDCPTPASFESHRDVRVLDPKRHGTYDDRWLVEDWPNVASDSDLTVLNWAMSDQILNGVYFTGDETIELTNLHPTESVIHSRLPGQRVRFFLRRTHMAQTVIDNRLASLDTVWLFPEIKKAVVAWRSVVSVSDEDASLVSHLVVLNERLSEESKNSEAYEQLVKTMIADSERQIVPRTPEPPQPIEAETEEKQSEAPAMPIEEPEAAISPEETIEEPSLPAGMADVLREAEEETARLTREIETHLKNAGLDSSALTADIPPPMPDPEMQTPEEAIKQVETACAQAREHLDSVMAKIGMHAVDGPEDFSSFSTSSTEGSSPEEILAAMAALGTDESALRELRDAFAKGEAEAKALFEQFPHTSDEEPQSESPPEASESTPPPPEPADTPLTADDVKRLHEEGQSLAGLDLTGLDLSHCDLSGADLTGAILERAILREAILSHAKLDDAFFAGACLDGANLTEASLTGIQGDSLSAQAANFTGANCKDADLNAAKLGQAVLTSANLQYARLTKTDLTQADLTGVRADFARFSECTAPRANFTQAHLVQADFTAAQLDEADFTKVHAPKIDLSQANGVEVNFSQALLVQSRSVGDTKFPKARFESANLNEANWMATDFTQACFDNATMVKTMCNACIFQEATLLKTIAKRGRFDKCDFTRADMRGINLYCGSARFARFGYTDIRRANLYSADVYKALFHKTQLEETNIRRTLLGIGAVKVI, from the coding sequence ATGAAAACCATCGCCCCTCCCGACATCTACCTTTCTTGGCGAGTTCTCGGCTTCCGCAAGGAATTTTTGCTTCTTCTCACTGCTCTGGGAACCTACGATCTCGACGATCCGGACTCCTTGCTTCCCGAGAGGACGGCCTGGGAAATTTTTACGCAGTGCCGGAAAAACAAATTCAGCGAAGAGGGCATCCCGAAACTCTACGGGGAAGTGTTGCTGGCCGGCTCATGTCATCAGCCCGAAGGCAAGGCCGCTCCCACATGCACCGTCTCTCTCCGCCTCGGCCCCATCTCAAAACAACTGCTTGTTCTCGGAGATCGTCAATGGGTACGCCAGGGCGATGTCTACCGCCATCTCGGCGAACCCAAGCCTTTTGTCTCCATGCCGTTGGATTGGGAACGCGCCTTTGGTGGACCGGGCTTCGATGGAAATATCAAGGGAACCGGCATGACTGAGGTCTTAACGGATGATGGCCGTAAAGTCGTTATCATGCCCAACGTCGAATACCCGGATCAACTTATCGTTTCCCCAAAAGATTGCCCGACTCCCGCCAGTTTCGAGAGTCACCGAGATGTCCGCGTCCTTGATCCCAAACGTCATGGCACCTATGATGACCGTTGGCTCGTCGAAGACTGGCCCAACGTCGCTTCAGACTCGGATTTAACGGTGCTTAACTGGGCGATGTCCGACCAAATCTTGAACGGTGTCTATTTCACCGGCGACGAAACCATTGAGTTGACCAATCTTCATCCCACAGAGTCTGTGATCCACTCACGCTTACCCGGTCAACGCGTCCGTTTTTTCCTGCGCCGAACACACATGGCTCAAACCGTTATCGATAACCGATTGGCGTCGCTTGATACCGTGTGGTTATTTCCGGAAATCAAGAAGGCCGTTGTGGCGTGGAGAAGCGTCGTCTCCGTTTCGGATGAAGACGCCAGCCTGGTCTCACATCTTGTTGTTTTGAACGAACGACTTTCCGAGGAATCCAAAAACTCCGAAGCGTACGAACAGCTTGTCAAAACGATGATCGCCGACAGCGAGCGCCAGATCGTGCCGCGGACTCCCGAACCTCCACAGCCCATTGAAGCTGAAACGGAAGAGAAACAGTCTGAAGCTCCCGCAATGCCCATAGAAGAGCCTGAAGCGGCAATTTCTCCAGAGGAAACTATCGAAGAACCGTCTCTTCCTGCGGGTATGGCCGACGTATTGCGTGAAGCCGAAGAAGAAACCGCGCGTTTGACCCGTGAAATTGAAACGCATCTCAAAAATGCCGGTCTCGATAGCTCAGCATTGACAGCCGACATTCCTCCTCCCATGCCTGATCCCGAAATGCAGACACCGGAAGAAGCAATAAAGCAGGTAGAAACGGCATGTGCCCAAGCACGGGAGCATCTCGATAGCGTTATGGCGAAAATCGGTATGCACGCAGTCGATGGGCCGGAAGATTTCTCCTCATTCAGCACGTCTTCTACAGAAGGCTCCAGTCCCGAAGAAATTCTGGCAGCCATGGCGGCATTGGGAACCGACGAAAGTGCTTTGCGGGAACTCCGTGACGCGTTTGCCAAAGGCGAAGCAGAGGCCAAGGCACTTTTTGAACAATTCCCTCATACGTCGGACGAAGAGCCCCAAAGCGAATCCCCCCCAGAAGCGAGCGAATCGACTCCGCCTCCACCGGAACCGGCTGATACGCCGCTCACTGCCGATGATGTCAAAAGACTTCACGAGGAAGGACAATCCTTGGCCGGCTTGGACCTCACGGGATTGGATTTATCGCACTGTGATCTTTCCGGTGCCGATTTGACCGGTGCGATTCTGGAGCGTGCCATTCTCCGCGAGGCCATACTGTCCCATGCCAAACTCGATGACGCGTTCTTCGCTGGCGCGTGCCTGGATGGTGCAAATCTCACCGAGGCCAGTCTCACGGGAATTCAAGGAGATAGCCTTTCCGCGCAAGCCGCCAACTTTACCGGAGCGAATTGTAAAGACGCCGACCTCAACGCGGCCAAACTCGGGCAAGCAGTCTTGACGTCAGCCAACCTGCAATATGCTCGTCTCACGAAGACCGACCTGACTCAAGCTGATTTGACCGGTGTACGAGCTGACTTTGCCCGTTTCTCTGAATGCACAGCTCCCCGGGCCAACTTCACTCAAGCGCATCTTGTTCAAGCAGATTTCACCGCCGCCCAACTCGATGAGGCTGATTTTACGAAAGTCCACGCACCCAAGATTGATTTGAGCCAGGCCAATGGGGTTGAGGTCAATTTCAGTCAGGCACTGCTCGTGCAATCACGATCAGTCGGCGACACCAAATTTCCGAAAGCACGTTTTGAATCAGCGAATCTGAATGAAGCAAACTGGATGGCGACCGACTTTACGCAGGCCTGTTTCGACAACGCCACCATGGTCAAAACCATGTGCAATGCCTGCATCTTTCAAGAGGCCACGCTGCTCAAGACCATTGCCAAACGCGGCCGGTTCGACAAATGCGATTTCACTCGAGCCGATATGCGCGGCATCAACTTGTATTGCGGGAGCGCTCGATTTGCGCGGTTCGGGTATACCGACATCCGACGTGCCAACCTTTATTCAGCCGATGTCTACAAAGCGCTGTTCCATAAAACACAATTGGAAGAAACCAATATCAGACGCACGCTGCTTGGTATTGGAGCTGTGAAGGTGATATGA
- a CDS encoding type VI secretion system Vgr family protein, with translation MNQEQMATFTVEGQAPNTFEVVDFSGTDAISTPYRFTITLLSRDPDFKPSNMTKKGAKLTFTVGQSQNSYSGIVFEFKYLRTVDTVSFFRAILTPRMTLLTLMEHNQIFLQMTLPDILKQVFKDANLMHYEIRTYTQYPSMDYVCQYNETNFDFISRWMESRGLYYYFEEGDSGEVLIITDSKTAHTSIPGENFRYSPKSGLLPTDPVSDVFTFVSHEQVVPNQVVLKDYNYLKPTLELTAKATVSEDGAGIRYHYGDNYQTLEEGNALAKIRSEALLCEGTTYHGESGCLMFRAGGLFTLKMHPYSTFNTAYLLTSITHSGRNTAYLNTGIPKHGQTDVATKEKQAYRNTFSAVDSQLQYRPPLRTERAKFHGVINAFVDGSGSGEYATVDEMGRYKVKLPFDLAGKPNMEASWWFRLAEPYSGAGYGIHFPLLKDTEVLLTFIDGNPDRPVISSAVYNGDLTNPISNKNQALNVIRTKGRNQIVMGDKKGNEFMGLWSPYHNSGIAIGSIKPGGGGSVSVQTAGDYETAVVGAENKFIWGGSNEIVAGVESKITAGSTAEIGFGLSTDIFVGGKLEYMKGPGLAVGDEMVEMHGERAVNGIEELTLKAGIPNSKAVLSGLNTSWHAIIAAFTTVAANIGITAASLKGGDDGDEADNAQEFFSQLGNAMKDNKAVTSVVPLEIVGSLVGAFIGLNKTNKKIEDAFADNAVSTIEMKEGGIEIGVKSAIQGTEKIELKVSNKAPATPFSSELDMTTNTTKLNVVHSADSTSTFEINDAVSLNTSGPTITISKTTGGSLTLNENGGVFEKADNGQVSINNDSVTVEKPQLGKLSLTGASSSLEHGETGGGLTLSKTEASLLGPGASCKVSVTRSNIKLETMSHAGSITIDSAGRISLG, from the coding sequence ATGAACCAGGAACAGATGGCGACGTTTACTGTGGAAGGCCAAGCGCCCAACACCTTTGAGGTTGTCGACTTTTCAGGAACAGACGCTATCTCTACGCCGTATCGGTTCACCATAACCCTCCTCTCACGCGATCCCGATTTCAAACCATCGAATATGACGAAGAAAGGTGCAAAATTAACGTTCACCGTCGGACAAAGTCAGAACTCGTACTCCGGCATCGTTTTCGAATTCAAATATTTACGAACCGTCGATACAGTTTCCTTTTTTCGAGCAATTCTCACGCCACGCATGACATTACTGACGCTCATGGAGCACAACCAGATTTTTCTGCAAATGACGCTCCCTGATATTTTGAAGCAGGTTTTCAAAGACGCCAACCTGATGCATTACGAGATCCGGACATATACTCAATATCCCTCCATGGACTATGTCTGCCAGTACAATGAGACGAACTTTGATTTCATTTCACGTTGGATGGAAAGCCGGGGACTCTATTATTATTTTGAGGAAGGCGATTCGGGTGAAGTGCTCATTATTACGGATTCCAAAACTGCCCATACATCTATCCCAGGGGAAAATTTCCGGTACAGCCCAAAATCCGGACTTCTCCCAACCGACCCCGTTTCCGATGTATTTACATTTGTCTCTCATGAACAGGTCGTTCCCAACCAGGTTGTTCTCAAGGATTACAACTATCTCAAACCCACATTGGAACTCACAGCCAAAGCAACGGTATCGGAAGACGGAGCCGGCATCCGCTATCACTACGGGGACAACTACCAAACCCTGGAAGAAGGTAATGCCCTGGCCAAAATTCGATCGGAAGCCCTCTTGTGTGAAGGGACGACGTACCATGGAGAGTCAGGCTGCCTCATGTTTCGCGCCGGAGGCCTGTTCACCCTCAAAATGCACCCATATTCCACGTTCAATACCGCCTATCTCCTGACATCGATTACGCACAGTGGCCGCAACACGGCGTATCTCAATACGGGCATTCCCAAACATGGCCAAACTGATGTGGCGACCAAAGAAAAACAGGCTTACCGGAATACATTTTCCGCTGTTGATTCCCAACTCCAATATCGGCCACCGCTCCGTACCGAGCGCGCCAAATTCCATGGTGTCATCAATGCCTTTGTTGATGGTTCAGGCAGTGGTGAGTACGCGACGGTCGATGAAATGGGACGATATAAAGTCAAGTTGCCCTTCGACCTCGCTGGCAAACCCAATATGGAGGCCTCATGGTGGTTCCGGCTTGCTGAGCCATATAGCGGAGCAGGCTATGGAATACATTTTCCGCTACTCAAAGATACCGAAGTGTTGCTGACCTTCATTGACGGTAACCCCGACCGGCCCGTCATCTCCTCCGCCGTCTACAATGGCGATTTGACCAACCCCATTTCCAACAAAAACCAAGCACTCAACGTCATCCGAACGAAAGGTCGCAATCAGATCGTGATGGGGGACAAGAAGGGAAATGAGTTTATGGGCTTATGGTCTCCCTATCATAACAGCGGCATTGCGATCGGTTCGATAAAACCGGGCGGTGGAGGCAGTGTCTCCGTCCAAACGGCCGGAGATTATGAAACTGCTGTTGTCGGAGCGGAGAACAAGTTTATCTGGGGCGGTTCCAATGAAATCGTGGCAGGCGTTGAGTCCAAAATTACGGCGGGATCGACAGCGGAAATCGGATTCGGTCTCAGTACCGACATTTTTGTCGGGGGCAAATTGGAATACATGAAAGGCCCCGGCTTGGCGGTTGGCGATGAAATGGTTGAAATGCACGGCGAACGTGCTGTGAATGGCATCGAGGAACTCACGCTCAAAGCGGGAATTCCCAACTCAAAAGCGGTGCTGTCAGGACTCAATACATCCTGGCATGCCATTATTGCCGCATTTACCACCGTTGCGGCCAATATCGGAATAACTGCGGCGTCACTCAAAGGCGGGGATGATGGTGACGAGGCCGATAACGCACAGGAATTCTTTTCGCAACTCGGCAATGCCATGAAAGATAATAAGGCCGTCACCTCTGTGGTACCCCTTGAAATTGTCGGCAGTCTCGTGGGAGCGTTCATCGGACTCAACAAAACAAACAAGAAAATTGAAGATGCATTCGCCGATAATGCCGTGTCGACAATTGAAATGAAGGAGGGAGGCATAGAAATCGGCGTAAAGTCAGCGATACAGGGAACAGAAAAAATCGAATTGAAGGTGTCGAACAAAGCCCCGGCGACACCGTTCAGCTCAGAACTGGACATGACTACGAACACCACGAAGCTCAATGTCGTACACAGCGCTGATTCGACTTCAACATTTGAAATAAACGATGCCGTTTCTCTGAATACAAGTGGTCCCACTATCACCATCTCCAAGACCACCGGGGGAAGTCTTACATTGAACGAGAACGGTGGTGTCTTTGAAAAGGCAGACAACGGTCAAGTCTCTATAAATAACGACTCTGTTACTGTTGAGAAACCCCAATTAGGTAAACTCTCGCTCACCGGTGCATCATCCTCCTTGGAACACGGAGAAACGGGCGGAGGGCTTACATTATCAAAAACTGAGGCTTCTCTTTTGGGGCCTGGTGCAAGCTGCAAGGTATCAGTGACTCGTAGTAACATAAAACTGGAGACAATGAGTCATGCTGGCAGCATCACAATTGATTCCGCAGGAAGAATTTCTTTAGGATAA
- a CDS encoding EAL and HDOD domain-containing protein, with protein sequence MSVMAAFSLCPDADFQTAFSAVHLSGDGLTEHITFALPPQATVVVIDEEIGADPERVALVSELKSAGYTIAVCNYQAQISLLHLYRMADIIVIDVKDLPRHTLSSLVAPLQKLNVQLWARKIEDYETLGIVQELGFSYFQGFFFKKPKTLKGRKISASEAARLRILQILEHNEPDFEEMTTAIEADVSMSYRFLAYLNSPGFGLTQKISSIKHAILLVGWQRVRSWLRLVLLTDITPPDKTQELSVLAAQRARFLERLAESSGFPKIAENVFSLGLFSLLDTMLENSMESILAKIPLNDDIKIALIEHRGRFAPWLHLTLSMEQTDWSRLDQLIEDLNLDPATVISCYQEALDWTANFFNATR encoded by the coding sequence ATGAGCGTCATGGCAGCATTTTCACTGTGCCCGGACGCGGATTTCCAAACGGCCTTTAGTGCGGTGCATTTATCTGGCGATGGCTTGACGGAGCACATCACCTTTGCCTTACCTCCTCAAGCAACCGTCGTTGTTATTGATGAAGAAATCGGTGCCGATCCAGAACGTGTAGCGCTGGTGAGCGAACTCAAATCGGCCGGGTATACGATTGCCGTCTGCAACTACCAGGCACAAATCAGCCTGCTCCATTTGTATCGAATGGCTGACATTATCGTTATCGACGTTAAAGATCTTCCCCGACACACACTGTCGAGCCTTGTTGCGCCCTTACAAAAGCTCAACGTGCAGCTTTGGGCGCGCAAAATCGAAGACTATGAAACACTCGGTATTGTCCAGGAACTCGGTTTTTCCTATTTTCAAGGATTCTTCTTTAAGAAACCCAAAACGCTCAAAGGCCGTAAAATCTCTGCCAGTGAGGCCGCCCGTCTTCGCATTCTCCAAATTCTTGAGCACAACGAACCGGACTTTGAAGAGATGACGACAGCCATCGAAGCCGATGTCTCGATGAGTTATCGGTTTCTTGCCTATCTCAATTCTCCGGGCTTTGGACTCACTCAAAAAATTTCTTCCATTAAGCATGCAATCTTGCTTGTCGGCTGGCAACGGGTGCGGAGTTGGTTGCGTTTGGTGTTACTCACGGACATTACGCCTCCCGACAAAACACAGGAGCTGTCTGTTCTGGCGGCTCAGCGAGCCCGATTCCTCGAACGCTTGGCCGAGTCGTCCGGCTTTCCGAAAATCGCGGAAAACGTGTTTTCGCTAGGTCTGTTTTCGTTGCTCGACACCATGCTTGAAAATTCCATGGAATCGATTCTTGCCAAAATTCCATTAAACGACGACATCAAAATCGCCCTTATTGAACACCGTGGCCGCTTTGCCCCTTGGCTGCATCTTACCCTTTCTATGGAACAAACGGATTGGTCTCGCCTCGACCAACTCATCGAAGACCTCAATCTTGATCCCGCAACCGTCATTTCCTGCTATCAGGAAGCGCTTGACTGGACGGCCAACTTCTTCAACGCAACGCGTTGA